The bacterium Unc6 genome contains the following window.
TGTTCAGGAACTAAATGTTCATATGTTTTTGGATTTTTTACAACAGCATTTATGTGAATCCCACCCTTATGTGCAAATGCACTGTATCCCACAAACGGCTGGTTGTTGACAGGAATAACATTTGCAATCTCACTTACAAACCTTGAAACTTCAACAAGATTTTTTAGTTTTTTTTCTCCTACGGATGTCTTTTCCTTCATTTTTAATTCAAGGTTCGGAATAACAACACACAGGTCTGCATTCCCGCACCGTTCCCCATATCCGTTTATAGTCCCCTGCACAAGGACACAGCCAGAAGAAACAGCGGCGATGGAGTTTGCAACAGCAAGCCCGCCATCATTGTGTGCGTGTATGCCCAATGGTACATTAAACCTGTTCTTCACAGTTTTTACCACCTCTTCTATATAAGATGGAAGGCTTCCTCCATTTGTATCGCAAAGACACACCATCCAGCAGCCTGCACTTATAGCCTGTTCAAGTGTTTTAATCGCATAATGGGGATTTTCTTTGAACCCGTCAAAAAAATGTTCGGCATCAAATATTACGAATTTCTCCTTTTGTTTTAGATATAAAACAGTTTGATATATCATATTAAGATTTTCTTCAAGAGAGGTTCTTAATACATCTTTTACATGAAGGCCCCAACTTTTTCCAAAAACAGCAATGTCTTTTGTGCCTGCATCAAGAAGTGATGTAATATTTTTATCTTGTTTAATATCTACACCTGCTTTTCTTGTGCTTCCAAAAGAAACAAGCCTTGAATTTTTTAGGGGTATCTTTGATGCTTTTTTAAAAAAATCCAGGTCCTTAGGGTTTGAACCGGGCCATCCACCTTCAACAAAATCAATACCAATCTGGTCAATTTTTTGAAGTATCCTTATCTTATCCTCAACAGAATATGTAATCCCTTCTGCCTGCGCACCATCCCTTAATGTAGTATCATATATAAGTATTTTTTTCATTTCTTCTACTTTTTTTCCTCATCTGTATCGCCTGTTGAGCTCAACAGAAACTATGTTAACTGAGTGTTTATTGTCTTTTCTATTTCTTTTATAATTTCTTCAACAGGGGCAAGGTGTCCTATGCCTTCATATCCACAGGCAAGTTTTCCTCTTACGGGGGGGATAATCTTGACGCCTCGTCTTTTTAGGATTTTCTCATTTTCCTGTACAGCAGGATGAAGATACATCTTCTCGTTCATTGCAGGACACATAATAATGGGTGCTCTTGTGGCAGTAAGGATACAGGTTAAGAGGTCATCTACTATACCTTGTGCAAACTTTCCAAGTATGTTTGCAGTTGCAGGCACAACAACAACCACCTTAGCTTTTTCTGCAAGTGATATATGCGTAAGATCCCATTGTTCGGGGAGTTCAAACATATCTACTACAACCGGGTTGGCTGAAATTGTCTGAAATGTCAGAGGGGTTACAAATTCTGTTGCTTCTTTTGTCATCACCACATTGATGTTTATACCCTTCTTTTTCAGAAGGCTTATGATCTCGCAGGTTTTATAAGCAGCAATACCTCCTGTCACACCAATAAGAACCTCTTTTTTCATTTATCCGCTTTCCTTTTTTTTGCAGACTTATCAACAATCCTTACAACTCCTGTTCTTACATCTTCAAGGGCTTGCATGGTAGCCTTTTTTGAGGTCGGCTGGTTTGAATGCGCGCTGGCACT
Protein-coding sequences here:
- a CDS encoding citramalate synthase — encoded protein: MKKILIYDTTLRDGAQAEGITYSVEDKIRILQKIDQIGIDFVEGGWPGSNPKDLDFFKKASKIPLKNSRLVSFGSTRKAGVDIKQDKNITSLLDAGTKDIAVFGKSWGLHVKDVLRTSLEENLNMIYQTVLYLKQKEKFVIFDAEHFFDGFKENPHYAIKTLEQAISAGCWMVCLCDTNGGSLPSYIEEVVKTVKNRFNVPLGIHAHNDGGLAVANSIAAVSSGCVLVQGTINGYGERCGNADLCVVIPNLELKMKEKTSVGEKKLKNLVEVSRFVSEIANVIPVNNQPFVGYSAFAHKGGIHINAVVKNPKTYEHLVPEQVGNQRRLLVSEIGGRSVIAIKACQKYPELKKDTETAKEALNTLQKLEHQGYQFEAADASFELLLRNALHKHTRHFNLIGYRVIVEKNSSSTMHSEATIKIKIKGKLEHTSAEGDGPVNALDNALRKALTGSFPSLSQMHLTDFKVRVLNPNAATAARVRVFIQSSDGKDEWTTVGVSENIIEASWEALVDSIDYKLLKDKVKI